Proteins encoded by one window of Kitasatospora sp. HUAS MG31:
- a CDS encoding dienelactone hydrolase family protein: MAEVLLYHHVQGLTDGVRAFADDLRQAGHTVHTPDLFEGRTFGSLEEGMGFAREIGFDTLRERGAAAAEDLGRELVYAGLSFGVTIAQKLAQTRPGARGALLMHSCIPVTEYGESWPDSVPVQIHGKEGDEFFDEDLPAARELAKSASAAELFVYPGEQHLFTDASLESFDAEASKLLLERVRTFLASV; encoded by the coding sequence ATGGCTGAGGTTCTGCTCTACCACCACGTCCAGGGCTTGACTGACGGGGTCCGGGCGTTCGCCGACGACCTGCGACAGGCCGGCCACACAGTACACACTCCGGATCTGTTCGAGGGCCGCACCTTCGGCAGCCTCGAGGAGGGCATGGGGTTCGCGCGGGAAATCGGGTTCGACACCCTCAGGGAACGTGGTGCGGCAGCGGCCGAGGACCTCGGCCGGGAACTGGTGTACGCCGGCCTCTCGTTCGGCGTGACGATCGCCCAGAAGCTCGCGCAGACGCGGCCCGGCGCACGTGGAGCACTGCTGATGCACTCCTGCATCCCCGTCACCGAGTACGGGGAGTCCTGGCCCGACAGTGTGCCGGTGCAGATCCACGGCAAGGAGGGCGACGAGTTCTTCGACGAAGACCTGCCCGCGGCGCGCGAGCTGGCCAAGTCCGCATCGGCTGCGGAGCTGTTCGTCTACCCCGGCGAACAGCACCTGTTCACCGACGCCTCTCTCGAGTCCTTCGACGCGGAGGCGTCCAAGCTGCTGCTGGAGCGCGTGCGGACGTTCCTCGCCTCGGTCTGA
- a CDS encoding IS701 family transposase has protein sequence MTVEQVESWFEGIVGFHARIAHRFGRSEPRDRALDYLTGLLAPLERKNGWTLAEQVGQLRPDGVQRLLNLSEWDEDAVRDDVRDFVVETIGARDGILIGDDTGFLKKGTRSAGVQRQYSGTAGRTENCQIGTFLAYASSKGRALIDRELYLPVSWTDDRERCRAAGIGDEVPFATKNEHLKWMLQRAIDARVPFAWVTADEAYGQVKHLRSWLEERRIAHVLATKVNDTVTTVRWAETRVDELIASLPRQAWKRISAGQGTRGERIYDWARIAIRPVWENGFGHWVLARRSLGDPTEIAHYVCHGPVGTRLKDLVKVAAARWTIEESFQAAKTECGLDHYQVRLYRAWYRHITLAMAALAYLTALRAHEAAKGAAPTTSTS, from the coding sequence CTGACGGTTGAACAGGTCGAGTCGTGGTTCGAGGGGATAGTCGGGTTCCATGCCCGCATCGCCCATCGTTTCGGCAGGTCGGAGCCCCGCGATCGGGCGCTGGACTACCTGACCGGGCTGCTCGCCCCGCTGGAGCGGAAGAACGGCTGGACCCTGGCCGAGCAGGTCGGGCAGCTCCGTCCGGACGGGGTTCAGCGCCTGCTGAACCTCTCCGAGTGGGACGAGGACGCGGTCCGTGACGACGTGCGCGACTTCGTGGTGGAGACCATCGGCGCCAGGGACGGGATCCTGATCGGCGACGACACCGGCTTCCTGAAGAAGGGCACCCGGTCGGCCGGTGTCCAGCGCCAATACAGCGGCACCGCCGGCCGCACCGAGAACTGCCAGATCGGCACGTTCCTGGCCTACGCCTCCTCCAAGGGCCGGGCCTTGATCGACCGCGAGCTCTATCTGCCCGTCTCGTGGACCGACGACCGGGAACGCTGCCGAGCCGCCGGCATCGGGGACGAGGTGCCGTTCGCAACGAAGAACGAGCACCTCAAGTGGATGCTCCAGCGCGCGATCGACGCCCGCGTCCCGTTCGCCTGGGTCACCGCCGACGAGGCCTACGGCCAGGTCAAACACCTCAGGTCCTGGCTGGAGGAACGCCGCATCGCCCACGTGCTCGCCACCAAGGTCAACGACACCGTGACCACCGTGCGCTGGGCCGAGACCCGGGTGGACGAGCTGATCGCCTCCCTGCCGCGGCAGGCCTGGAAACGCATCTCCGCAGGCCAGGGCACCCGCGGCGAGCGGATCTACGACTGGGCCCGCATCGCGATCCGCCCGGTGTGGGAGAACGGCTTCGGCCACTGGGTCCTCGCCCGCAGGTCGCTCGGCGATCCCACCGAGATCGCCCACTACGTCTGCCACGGCCCCGTCGGCACCCGCCTGAAGGACCTGGTCAAAGTGGCCGCCGCGCGGTGGACGATCGAGGAGTCGTTCCAGGCCGCGAAGACGGAGTGCGGCCTGGACCACTACCAGGTCCGCCTCTACCGCGCCTGGTACCGACACATCACCCTGGCCATGGCCGCGCTCGCCTACCTGACCGCCCTGCGCGCCCACGAAGCCGCAAAGGGGGCGGCACCGACGACGAGCACGAGCTGA
- a CDS encoding IS5 family transposase produces the protein MERMPYSTDLSDAQWALIEPLVTAWKQERVSRSATGDPGSCDLREVVNALLYQNRTGCQWRLLPHDLPAWSAVFYYFTLWRQDGLDQRIQEILRCQVRERPRRLEDPSLVIIDTQSVRVAAGVPKETTGLDASKKTPGRKRGLVVDVLGLVIGVVILAASAHDNEAGIALLDQAAERCGMRLEKALVDQGFKDAVIIHGAVKDITVEVVRRNPDDQGRGFVPQPKRWVVEQVNGTLMLHRRLARDYDHRPDNAASRVYWASTAGMLRRLTTPSPAWRDDVGLAA, from the coding sequence ATGGAACGGATGCCGTACTCAACGGACTTGTCCGACGCGCAGTGGGCCTTGATCGAGCCGCTGGTCACCGCCTGGAAGCAGGAGCGGGTGTCGCGCTCGGCGACCGGGGACCCGGGCTCCTGCGACTTGCGCGAGGTCGTGAACGCGCTGCTGTATCAGAACCGGACGGGGTGTCAGTGGCGGCTCCTGCCACATGATTTACCGGCCTGGTCGGCGGTGTTCTACTACTTCACTCTGTGGCGCCAGGACGGTCTTGACCAGCGGATTCAGGAGATCCTGCGCTGCCAGGTGCGGGAGCGGCCCCGGCGATTAGAGGACCCGTCCCTGGTGATCATCGACACCCAGTCCGTCCGCGTGGCGGCGGGGGTGCCGAAGGAGACGACGGGACTGGACGCGAGCAAGAAGACGCCCGGCAGGAAGCGGGGACTGGTCGTCGACGTGCTGGGCCTGGTCATCGGCGTGGTGATCCTCGCCGCCAGCGCGCACGACAACGAGGCCGGCATCGCGCTGCTGGACCAGGCGGCCGAACGGTGCGGGATGCGCCTGGAGAAGGCCCTGGTCGACCAAGGCTTCAAGGACGCCGTGATCATCCACGGGGCGGTCAAGGACATCACCGTCGAGGTGGTCCGCCGCAACCCCGACGACCAGGGCAGGGGCTTCGTTCCGCAACCGAAGCGGTGGGTGGTCGAACAGGTCAACGGCACCCTCATGCTCCACCGGCGTCTCGCCCGGGACTACGACCATCGGCCCGACAACGCCGCCTCCCGCGTCTACTGGGCCTCCACCGCCGGCATGCTCCGCCGTCTCACCACCCCCAGCCCCGCCTGGCGCGACGACGTCGGGCTGGCTGCGTGA
- a CDS encoding IS5 family transposase (programmed frameshift) has protein sequence MVERLVPDELWELFQRVVPPAPTRPQGGGRRRHGDREVLAAIVFVATSGCTWAQLPPCFGPSGPTAHRRFAEWTAARVWAKLYRLVLDELGARGELDRSRCAVDSVNMRATKKGDLTGPNPVDRGKFGSKIHLLTERTGLPLSLAISGANLHDSQALIPLVEAIPPIRSRRGPRRRRPGKLHGDKAYDHRFIRSYLRRRQIVPRIARRGIESSTRLGRHRWVIERTVAWLGGFRRLHRRYERKGAHFAAFATIAAALICHRRITK, from the exons ATCGTGGAGCGCCTGGTGCCGGACGAGTTGTGGGAGTTGTTCCAGCGGGTGGTGCCGCCGGCGCCGACCCGGCCGCAGGGCGGCGGGCGGCGACGCCATGGGGACCGGGAGGTGCTGGCTGCGATTGTGTTCGTGGCGACGTCGGGGTGCACGTGGGCCCAGCTGCCGCCGTGTTTCGGCCCGTCCGGGCCGACCGCGCACCGTCGGTTCGCCGAGTGGACCGCCGCGCGGGTGTGGGCGAAGCTCTACCGCCTGGTCCTGGACGAACTCGGTGCCCGGGGCGAGCTGGACCGGTCCCGATGCGCGGTCGACTCGGTGAACATGCGGGCCACGAAAA AGGGGGACCTGACGGGTCCGAATCCTGTCGATCGGGGCAAGTTCGGGTCGAAGATCCACTTGCTTACCGAACGCACCGGTCTGCCCCTGTCGCTCGCGATCTCCGGCGCGAACCTGCACGACAGCCAGGCACTGATCCCGCTCGTCGAGGCGATCCCACCGATCCGCTCCCGCCGCGGCCCCCGACGCCGCCGGCCCGGCAAACTCCACGGCGACAAAGCCTACGACCACCGCTTCATCCGCTCCTACCTGCGGAGACGGCAGATCGTGCCCCGCATCGCCCGCCGCGGCATCGAGTCCTCGACCCGCCTCGGCCGGCACCGCTGGGTCATCGAGCGGACCGTGGCCTGGCTTGGCGGCTTCCGTCGGCTCCACCGCCGGTACGAACGCAAGGGCGCCCACTTCGCTGCCTTCGCCACCATCGCCGCCGCTTTGATTTGCCACCGCAGAATCACCAAATGA